A section of the Pseudomonas fluorescens genome encodes:
- the murU gene encoding N-acetylmuramate alpha-1-phosphate uridylyltransferase MurU has translation MKAMILAAGKGERMRPLTLHTPKPLVQAGGKRLIEYHLEALAKAGFTEIVINHAWLGEQIERYLGDGAQYGVRIQYSPEGEPLETGGGIFQALPLLGEEPFLVVNGDIWTDYDFARLKQPLSGLAHLVMVDNPPHHPSGGDFYIKDGLLHDAAPDADNLTFSGISLLHPKLFAGCSAGAFKLAPLLRTAMAQGLVSGEHMDGRWIDVGTLERLAQVENLLTEGQ, from the coding sequence ATGAAGGCGATGATCCTGGCGGCCGGCAAGGGTGAGCGGATGCGCCCGCTTACCCTGCACACCCCCAAGCCACTGGTCCAGGCCGGTGGCAAGCGGCTGATCGAGTATCACCTGGAGGCGCTGGCGAAAGCCGGCTTCACCGAGATCGTCATCAACCATGCCTGGCTGGGCGAGCAAATCGAGCGATACCTGGGGGACGGCGCGCAGTACGGCGTGCGTATCCAGTATTCGCCCGAAGGTGAGCCGCTGGAAACCGGTGGCGGGATTTTCCAGGCCTTGCCCCTGCTGGGGGAAGAGCCGTTCCTGGTGGTCAATGGCGATATCTGGACCGACTACGACTTTGCCCGCCTCAAGCAGCCCTTGAGCGGCCTGGCGCATCTGGTGATGGTTGATAACCCGCCTCATCATCCCAGTGGTGGCGATTTCTATATCAAGGACGGTTTGCTTCATGATGCAGCGCCCGATGCCGATAACCTGACCTTCAGTGGCATTTCGCTGCTGCATCCCAAGCTGTTCGCGGGTTGCAGCGCCGGTGCCTTCAAGCTGGCGCCTCTGTTGCGCACAGCGATGGCTCAAGGCTTGGTCTCGGGGGAACACATGGATGGACGCTGGATTGACGTCGGGACTCTGGAGCGCCTGGCGCAGGTTGAAAATCTGCTGACCGAGGGCCAGTAA
- a CDS encoding aminoglycoside phosphotransferase family protein — translation MPDQDLRLQHLKVWLEQQLPELFHAQGWGAVPPATLTAASSDASFRRYFRWEGEGRTFVVMDAPPPQENCKPFVDIARMLAKSGINVPQIYAEDLSQGFLLLNDLGKNTYLDVIDAENADQLFADAIDALLAFQQLPMDAGLPSYDVPLLRRELELFPEWYVRRHLGIEFDDQQVALWQRTSQLLIDSALAQPKVLVHRDYMPRNLMISTPNPGVLDFQDAVYGPVTYDITCLFKDAFLSWPQARVREWQRGYWQRAGQLGIPVQADFQDFLRASDLMGVQRHLKVIGIFARICHRDGKPRYLADVPRFFAYIEAVLADRPELADLSELLSSLRQPAEALV, via the coding sequence ATGCCCGACCAAGATCTACGTTTGCAACACCTGAAAGTCTGGCTTGAACAGCAGTTGCCCGAGCTTTTCCATGCCCAGGGTTGGGGTGCCGTACCCCCGGCTACATTGACTGCGGCCAGCAGCGACGCGAGTTTCAGACGGTACTTCCGTTGGGAAGGCGAAGGTCGCACATTTGTCGTGATGGACGCTCCACCCCCCCAGGAAAACTGCAAACCTTTCGTCGATATCGCGCGAATGTTGGCGAAATCGGGAATAAATGTTCCGCAAATTTATGCCGAAGACCTGTCCCAGGGCTTTCTTTTGCTCAATGACCTGGGCAAAAACACCTACCTGGATGTGATTGACGCTGAAAATGCCGATCAATTGTTTGCCGATGCCATCGACGCGTTGCTGGCCTTCCAGCAACTGCCGATGGACGCCGGGTTGCCAAGCTACGACGTGCCGTTGTTGCGCCGGGAGTTGGAGCTGTTCCCCGAATGGTATGTGCGTCGGCACCTGGGCATCGAATTCGATGATCAGCAGGTGGCCCTGTGGCAACGGACCAGCCAATTGCTGATCGACAGCGCCCTGGCCCAGCCCAAGGTCCTGGTGCATCGCGACTATATGCCGCGCAACCTGATGATCAGTACGCCGAACCCTGGCGTGCTGGACTTCCAGGATGCGGTCTACGGTCCAGTCACCTACGACATCACCTGCCTGTTCAAGGACGCCTTCCTCAGTTGGCCCCAGGCGCGGGTGCGCGAGTGGCAACGAGGCTACTGGCAGCGTGCTGGCCAATTGGGCATCCCGGTGCAGGCAGATTTTCAAGATTTCCTGCGCGCCAGCGACCTGATGGGGGTACAGCGTCACCTCAAGGTCATCGGTATCTTCGCGCGTATCTGCCACCGTGATGGCAAACCGCGCTATCTGGCGGACGTGCCGCGCTTCTTTGCTTATATAGAAGCGGTACTGGCCGATCGCCCGGAACTGGCCGACCTGAGCGAGTTACTGTCCAGCCTGCGCCAGCCGGCCGAGGCGCTTGTATGA
- the pdxA gene encoding 4-hydroxythreonine-4-phosphate dehydrogenase PdxA → MKPQRFALTPGEPAGIGPDLCLLLASQAQPHPLIAITSRDLLLERAAQLGVAVDLLPVSPGNWPDQPAPANSLYVWDTPLRAKVVAGQLDQANAAFVLQTLARAGQGCIDGDFAGMITAPVHKGVINEAGIAFSGHTEFLADLTHTEQVVMMLATRGLRVALVTTHLPLRQIADAITPERLERVTRILHADLQQKFGIAQPRILVCGLNPHAGEGGHLGHEEIDIIEPTLERLRQDGMDLRGPLPADTLFTPKYLEHCDAVLAMYHDQGLPVLKYKGFGAAVNVTLGLPIIRTSVDHGTALDLAGSGKIDTGSLHVALETAYQMAETRI, encoded by the coding sequence GTGAAACCCCAGCGTTTCGCGTTGACACCCGGTGAACCGGCCGGCATAGGTCCAGACCTGTGCCTGCTGCTCGCCTCGCAAGCCCAGCCTCACCCCCTGATTGCCATTACCAGCCGCGACCTGCTCCTTGAGCGGGCCGCGCAACTGGGCGTGGCCGTCGACTTGCTGCCCGTTTCGCCGGGCAACTGGCCCGACCAACCGGCACCCGCCAACAGCCTATACGTATGGGATACCCCGCTGCGGGCCAAGGTGGTTGCCGGGCAACTGGACCAGGCCAACGCCGCATTCGTCCTGCAAACCCTGGCCCGCGCCGGACAAGGCTGCATCGACGGCGACTTCGCCGGGATGATCACGGCGCCGGTGCATAAAGGCGTGATCAATGAAGCTGGTATCGCCTTTTCCGGCCATACCGAGTTCCTTGCCGACCTGACCCACACCGAACAAGTGGTGATGATGCTGGCAACCCGCGGCCTGCGCGTGGCATTGGTGACCACTCACCTGCCCTTGCGCCAGATTGCCGATGCCATCACCCCAGAGCGCCTGGAACGCGTAACGCGCATCCTGCACGCTGACCTGCAACAAAAATTCGGCATTGCCCAGCCACGAATCCTGGTGTGTGGTCTCAATCCCCACGCGGGTGAAGGCGGTCACTTGGGCCATGAAGAAATCGACATTATCGAACCAACACTAGAGCGCCTGCGCCAAGATGGCATGGACCTGCGTGGCCCATTGCCTGCGGACACTCTGTTTACCCCCAAGTATCTGGAGCACTGCGATGCAGTGCTGGCGATGTACCATGACCAGGGGCTGCCCGTGCTGAAATACAAAGGCTTCGGCGCCGCAGTCAACGTGACCCTGGGCCTGCCGATCATCCGCACCTCCGTCGACCATGGCACCGCCCTGGACCTGGCAGGCAGCGGCAAAATCGACACCGGCAGCCTGCACGTGGCCCTGGAAACCGCCTATCAGATGGCCGAGACCCGTATATGA
- the apaG gene encoding Co2+/Mg2+ efflux protein ApaG, with translation MSDPRYQIDVSVVTRFLAEQSQPEQNRFAFAYTVTVKNNGQVPAKLLSRHWVITDGDGHVEEVRGAGVIGQQPLIDSGASHTYSSGTVMTSKVGTMQGSYQMLADDGKHFDAIIAPFRLAVPGALH, from the coding sequence ATGTCCGATCCTCGCTATCAGATCGACGTCAGCGTCGTCACCCGCTTCCTGGCGGAACAATCGCAACCCGAACAGAATCGCTTTGCCTTTGCCTACACCGTCACGGTGAAGAACAACGGCCAAGTGCCCGCCAAACTGCTGTCGCGCCACTGGGTGATCACCGACGGCGACGGGCATGTCGAGGAAGTGCGCGGCGCCGGCGTCATCGGCCAACAGCCACTGATCGACAGCGGCGCCAGCCATACCTACAGCAGCGGCACCGTGATGACCTCCAAGGTCGGCACAATGCAAGGCAGCTACCAGATGCTTGCCGACGACGGCAAACACTTCGACGCCATCATTGCCCCCTTCCGCCTGGCGGTGCCCGGAGCCCTGCACTGA
- the glpE gene encoding thiosulfate sulfurtransferase GlpE, whose translation MSEFKRIPPEHAQALREQGAVVVDIRDPQTYALNHIKGARHLDNHNIADFIRAADLDAPVIVACYHGNSSQSAAAYLVSQGFSDVYSLDGGFELWRTTYPAEIAAGDSQ comes from the coding sequence ATGAGCGAATTCAAACGTATCCCTCCCGAACACGCCCAGGCCCTGCGTGAGCAAGGCGCCGTGGTGGTGGATATCCGTGATCCCCAGACCTACGCCCTGAACCATATCAAGGGCGCACGGCACCTGGACAACCACAACATTGCCGATTTCATCCGCGCCGCCGACCTCGACGCGCCCGTGATCGTGGCCTGCTATCACGGTAACTCCAGCCAGAGCGCGGCCGCCTACCTGGTCAGCCAGGGCTTCTCCGATGTCTACAGCCTGGATGGTGGCTTTGAGCTATGGCGTACGACCTATCCTGCAGAAATTGCCGCAGGCGATTCACAATAA
- the rsmA gene encoding 16S rRNA (adenine(1518)-N(6)/adenine(1519)-N(6))-dimethyltransferase RsmA: protein MTEHYQHRARKRFGQNFLHDAGVIDRILRSIHAKPEDRLLEIGPGQGALTQGLLNSGGQLDVIELDKDLVPILNQQFAARPNFNLHQGDALKFDFNSLNAAPHSLRVVGNLPYNISTPLIFHLLNNAGIIRDMHFMLQKEVVERLAAGPGGGDWGRLSIMVQYHCRVEHLFNVGPGAFNPPPKVDSAIVRLVPHAVLPHPAKDHRLLERVVREAFNQRRKTLRNTLKALLSNAEIEAAGVDGSLRPEQLDLAAFVRLADQLAIQPAPAVD from the coding sequence ATGACCGAGCATTACCAACACCGGGCGCGCAAGCGCTTCGGGCAAAACTTCCTGCACGATGCTGGCGTTATCGACCGCATCCTGCGCTCCATCCATGCCAAGCCCGAAGACCGCCTGCTGGAAATCGGCCCGGGCCAGGGCGCACTGACCCAAGGCCTGCTCAATAGCGGCGGCCAGTTGGATGTCATTGAACTGGATAAAGACCTGGTTCCGATCCTCAACCAGCAGTTTGCCGCCAGGCCCAACTTCAACCTGCACCAGGGCGACGCCTTGAAGTTTGACTTCAACAGCCTCAATGCCGCCCCCCACAGCCTGCGGGTTGTCGGCAACCTGCCATACAACATTTCCACGCCACTGATCTTTCACCTGCTGAACAACGCAGGGATCATCCGCGACATGCACTTCATGTTGCAGAAGGAAGTGGTCGAACGCCTGGCGGCCGGCCCTGGCGGTGGCGATTGGGGCCGCCTGTCGATCATGGTTCAGTACCATTGCCGGGTCGAGCACCTGTTCAACGTTGGCCCGGGCGCGTTCAATCCGCCGCCGAAGGTCGATTCGGCGATTGTGCGCCTGGTGCCACACGCGGTGCTTCCACACCCGGCCAAGGATCATCGCCTGCTGGAGCGGGTAGTGCGTGAAGCGTTCAACCAGCGTCGCAAGACCCTGCGCAATACCCTCAAGGCGCTGTTGAGCAACGCCGAGATCGAGGCCGCCGGTGTCGACGGCAGCCTGCGCCCGGAGCAATTGGACCTGGCCGCGTTCGTACGCCTGGCGGACCAGTTGGCCATCCAGCCAGCGCCCGCCGTCGACTGA
- a CDS encoding LPS-assembly protein LptD: protein MALKSPAFRRKFPLLVTGSLLAMQPFATSFVVAAEQYDCSVSASGAWDCAPKTSAAPLPPRPVHDGSAVSSANGTPQGEAAGAEAVPQTKLVTESKGRGLRSRSADYSHLDWVPREKLTAAQLAETGPYCAGAYVEPIRPGMNDKTDKSDAPTFIGAKASRYEQETQVATLAGDVVMRQGSMQVEADEASLYQAENRGELNGKVRLRDNGALIVGDHAQVQLDTGAAQIDNAEYVMHKSRIRGNALYAKRAENAIIRLKDGTYTTCEPDSNAWQLRGNNITLNPATGFGTATNATLRVKNIPILYTPYIYFPIDDRRQSGFLPPSYSSSGESGFTLLTPYYFNLAPNYDATLYPRYMTKRGMLMEGEFRYLTKSSEGQVGGAYLNDDSNERKRQSDYDKTRYMLNWQHKGGLDSRLLTEIDYTKISDPFYFQDLKSDQIGVESREFVNQQGVASYRGDTYTAQLNLQAYELATISQITPYNRLPQLTINGALPYRPGGLYFAYDAEAVRFDRDLRTGNITNKYGGPFNSDGSVGERRLDTYVTGLTRANGTRLNVAPSISLPMSSSYGFITPKLKYAYTKYDLDLDGIGKADMARAGQDFKSSQDRSIPIASIDSGLFFDRGTQWFGKNYTQTLEPRLFYLYVPEKDQSDIPVFDSSETTFNYNSLFRDNRFSGTDRIGDENKLSLGLTSRWIEENGFERQRVAIGQALYFKDREVQLPGIVAADRADSQSDVSPIALDYEFRFNRDWRATADYNWDTEEHAARSGSAMFHYQPEDNPNKVINVGYRYRNDQVVYNQLTGKWQFGGDYGTEGQPGFEKDYYKIQQHDFSMMWPIVPQWNLITRWQYDYARNRTLEAFGGFEYDNCCWKLRVINRYWVSNDEYTQIAPQNEKGDHGLFLQIVLKGLGGLTGAKVESFLDKGIQGYREREDQAF from the coding sequence ATGGCATTGAAATCCCCCGCGTTTCGTAGAAAATTTCCGTTGCTGGTAACCGGCAGTCTGCTGGCCATGCAACCCTTCGCCACCTCATTCGTGGTCGCCGCGGAACAGTATGACTGCTCAGTCTCTGCTTCGGGTGCCTGGGATTGCGCGCCGAAAACCAGCGCAGCCCCTTTGCCACCACGCCCGGTGCATGACGGCAGTGCCGTCAGCTCGGCCAACGGCACGCCGCAAGGCGAAGCTGCGGGTGCCGAAGCCGTGCCGCAGACCAAGCTGGTCACCGAATCCAAGGGCCGTGGCCTGCGCTCGCGCAGCGCCGACTACAGCCATCTGGACTGGGTCCCTCGCGAGAAACTCACCGCAGCGCAACTGGCCGAAACCGGTCCTTATTGCGCCGGTGCGTACGTCGAGCCAATCCGTCCTGGCATGAACGACAAGACGGACAAGAGCGACGCACCGACCTTCATCGGTGCCAAGGCCTCTCGTTACGAGCAGGAAACCCAGGTCGCAACCCTGGCCGGTGACGTCGTCATGCGTCAGGGCAGCATGCAGGTCGAGGCCGACGAGGCCAGCCTGTACCAGGCCGAGAACCGTGGCGAGCTGAACGGCAAGGTGCGTCTGCGCGACAATGGCGCACTCATCGTCGGCGACCACGCCCAGGTCCAACTGGACACCGGTGCGGCCCAGATCGATAACGCCGAATACGTGATGCACAAATCGCGCATCCGCGGTAACGCGCTGTACGCCAAGCGTGCCGAAAACGCGATCATCCGCCTCAAGGATGGTACCTACACCACCTGCGAGCCAGACAGCAATGCCTGGCAACTGCGCGGCAACAACATCACGTTGAACCCGGCCACCGGCTTCGGCACGGCGACCAACGCGACGTTGCGGGTCAAGAACATTCCGATCCTGTACACCCCATACATCTACTTCCCGATTGACGATCGTCGTCAGTCCGGCTTCCTGCCACCGAGCTACAGCTCTAGTGGGGAAAGTGGCTTTACCCTGTTGACGCCTTACTATTTCAACCTGGCACCGAACTACGACGCCACGTTGTACCCGCGTTATATGACCAAGCGCGGCATGTTGATGGAAGGCGAGTTCCGCTACCTCACCAAGTCCAGTGAAGGCCAGGTCGGCGGCGCTTACCTGAACGATGACAGCAACGAACGGAAGAGACAGAGCGACTACGACAAAACCCGTTATATGCTCAACTGGCAGCACAAGGGTGGGCTGGACTCGCGCTTACTGACTGAGATCGATTACACCAAGATCAGCGATCCATTCTACTTCCAGGATTTGAAGTCCGATCAGATTGGCGTTGAGTCTCGTGAGTTCGTCAATCAGCAAGGTGTTGCCAGCTATCGCGGCGATACTTATACCGCTCAGTTGAATCTGCAAGCCTACGAACTGGCGACAATTTCGCAGATCACTCCGTACAACCGGTTGCCGCAGTTAACCATCAATGGTGCACTGCCTTACCGTCCTGGCGGGCTGTACTTTGCTTATGATGCCGAGGCCGTCCGGTTTGATCGGGATCTGAGGACTGGCAATATCACCAATAAATATGGTGGACCGTTCAACTCGGACGGTTCGGTAGGTGAACGCCGTCTGGACACCTATGTAACAGGACTGACCCGTGCCAACGGCACACGCTTGAACGTAGCACCAAGCATTTCGCTGCCGATGAGCTCGAGTTACGGCTTTATCACTCCGAAGCTCAAGTATGCCTATACCAAGTACGATCTTGACCTTGACGGTATTGGCAAGGCCGATATGGCTCGTGCTGGACAGGACTTCAAGAGTTCCCAGGATCGCTCCATCCCAATCGCCAGCATCGATAGCGGGCTGTTTTTTGACCGCGGCACCCAGTGGTTCGGCAAAAACTACACCCAGACCCTGGAGCCGCGCCTGTTCTATCTCTATGTTCCAGAGAAAGACCAGTCCGATATCCCGGTGTTCGATAGCAGCGAAACCACGTTCAACTACAACTCGCTGTTCCGCGACAACCGCTTCTCGGGCACTGACCGGATCGGTGACGAAAACAAACTGTCGCTGGGCCTGACCAGCCGCTGGATCGAAGAAAACGGCTTTGAGCGTCAGCGCGTAGCCATCGGCCAGGCGCTGTACTTCAAGGACCGCGAGGTCCAACTGCCTGGCATCGTGGCCGCTGACCGCGCCGACTCGCAGTCGGACGTCTCGCCAATCGCCCTGGACTACGAGTTCCGCTTCAACCGCGACTGGCGCGCGACTGCCGACTACAACTGGGACACCGAGGAGCATGCTGCTCGTTCCGGCAGCGCCATGTTCCACTACCAGCCGGAGGACAACCCGAACAAGGTTATCAACGTCGGTTATCGCTATCGCAACGACCAGGTGGTCTACAACCAGTTGACCGGTAAATGGCAGTTTGGTGGCGATTACGGTACAGAAGGGCAACCTGGCTTCGAGAAGGATTACTACAAAATCCAGCAGCACGACTTCTCGATGATGTGGCCGATCGTTCCGCAGTGGAACCTGATCACTCGCTGGCAGTATGACTATGCACGCAACCGCACCCTGGAAGCCTTCGGTGGTTTCGAGTATGACAACTGCTGCTGGAAACTGCGCGTGATCAACCGTTATTGGGTTTCCAACGACGAATACACCCAGATCGCCCCGCAGAACGAAAAAGGCGACCACGGGCTCTTCCTCCAAATCGTCCTCAAGGGACTCGGCGGCCTGACTGGCGCCAAGGTAGAGAGCTTCCTCGACAAAGGCATCCAAGGTTATCGTGAACGTGAAGATCAAGCTTTCTGA
- a CDS encoding DnaJ domain-containing protein — translation MLWPGTLIGAGAGFAIASIPGAMLGALLGQALDRRLQLRSWAHLRERLGGRPALRNDELLFVLLGRLAKSNGRVVDGHIQQARVEMRSLDMSEPAQRRAIAAFNRGKSGTDHVRSYLRMLKSQPHAAEGVLRACWRMVWADGKASLAERDLIELWGKWLGWTPQQIQALAYDYEPERKPLANRGGTYQDALRILGVSATTEPAAIKRAYRRLLSRHHPDKIAGSGASPAQVREATERTRELHSAYTVIREQRDFR, via the coding sequence ATGCTGTGGCCAGGGACTCTGATCGGAGCCGGAGCGGGGTTTGCCATCGCCAGTATTCCGGGGGCCATGCTGGGCGCGCTATTGGGCCAGGCGCTGGACCGGCGCCTGCAATTGCGCAGTTGGGCGCACCTGCGCGAGCGCCTGGGCGGTCGTCCGGCGCTGCGTAACGATGAGCTGCTGTTTGTCTTGCTCGGCCGCCTGGCCAAGAGCAATGGGCGGGTAGTGGACGGGCATATCCAGCAGGCGCGGGTGGAAATGCGCTCGCTGGATATGAGCGAGCCAGCCCAGCGCCGGGCGATTGCGGCGTTCAATCGGGGCAAGTCGGGGACCGATCACGTGCGCAGTTACCTGCGCATGCTCAAGTCCCAACCCCATGCGGCAGAAGGCGTGCTGCGTGCCTGCTGGCGCATGGTCTGGGCTGACGGCAAGGCCAGCCTCGCCGAGCGCGACTTGATTGAACTCTGGGGCAAGTGGCTGGGGTGGACGCCGCAACAGATCCAGGCTCTGGCCTACGATTACGAACCAGAGCGCAAACCCCTGGCCAATCGCGGCGGCACCTACCAGGACGCGCTGCGGATTCTCGGGGTTAGCGCCACAACCGAACCTGCAGCCATCAAGCGTGCCTATCGACGACTGCTCAGTCGCCATCACCCGGACAAGATTGCCGGCAGCGGCGCCAGCCCCGCGCAAGTACGCGAGGCTACGGAGCGCACGCGAGAGCTGCATAGCGCTTACACAGTGATTCGCGAGCAGCGAGATTTTCGCTGA
- a CDS encoding peptidylprolyl isomerase, whose amino-acid sequence MNVKIKLSDCLRPLMLGALFLGTATAHAAVQPLDKVVAIVDNDVIMQSQLDQRVKEVQQTIAKRGGGVPPTSVLDQQVLERLIVENLQLQIGDRSGIRITDEELNQAVGTIAQRNNMSIDQFRAALARDGLSYEDARDQIRREMIISRVRQRRVAERVQVSEQEVKNFLASDLGKMQLSEELRLANILIPTPDSASAEQLNAAAAKTQAIYDRLKAGADFAQMAIAQSGSDNALDGGDMGWRKAAQLPPPFDRELSAMAVGDITQPARTPGGFIILKLLERRGGEASLKDEVHVRHILVKPSEIRTEAQTKELAQKIYDRITNGEDFATLAKSFSEDPGSALNGGDLSWIDPRALVPEFQQVMNDTPQGVLSKPFKTQYGWHVLEVLGRRATDNTTQAREQQALTVLRNRKYDEELQTWLRQIRDEAFVEIKLPGADSTGTDQAAQ is encoded by the coding sequence GTGAACGTGAAGATCAAGCTTTCTGATTGTCTGCGCCCGCTGATGCTGGGCGCGCTGTTCCTGGGCACTGCAACGGCGCACGCTGCAGTGCAGCCGCTGGACAAGGTCGTGGCCATCGTCGATAACGACGTGATCATGCAGAGCCAACTCGACCAACGGGTCAAGGAAGTTCAGCAAACCATCGCCAAGCGTGGCGGTGGCGTGCCGCCGACCAGCGTCCTGGACCAGCAGGTGCTGGAACGCCTGATTGTCGAAAACCTGCAACTGCAGATCGGCGATCGTTCCGGCATCCGTATCACCGACGAAGAACTGAACCAGGCCGTCGGCACTATCGCTCAACGCAACAACATGAGCATTGATCAGTTCCGCGCAGCCCTGGCCCGAGACGGTCTGTCCTATGAGGACGCCCGTGACCAGATCCGCCGCGAAATGATCATCAGCCGTGTGCGCCAGCGCCGTGTAGCCGAACGCGTACAGGTATCGGAACAGGAAGTGAAGAACTTCCTGGCCTCGGACCTGGGCAAGATGCAGCTCTCCGAAGAATTGCGCCTGGCCAATATCCTGATCCCGACGCCAGACAGCGCCAGCGCCGAGCAGCTCAACGCCGCAGCGGCCAAGACCCAGGCGATCTATGACCGTCTCAAGGCCGGTGCTGATTTTGCCCAGATGGCCATTGCCCAGTCCGGCAGCGACAACGCCCTTGATGGCGGTGATATGGGCTGGCGTAAAGCCGCTCAACTACCGCCACCGTTTGACCGCGAACTAAGTGCAATGGCCGTCGGCGACATTACCCAGCCAGCCCGCACACCAGGAGGGTTCATCATCCTCAAACTGCTGGAGCGGCGTGGCGGCGAGGCTTCGTTGAAAGACGAAGTGCATGTCCGTCACATCCTGGTCAAGCCAAGCGAAATCCGCACCGAAGCACAAACCAAAGAGCTGGCACAGAAGATCTATGACCGCATCACAAACGGTGAAGACTTCGCGACCCTGGCCAAAAGTTTCTCGGAAGACCCGGGCTCTGCCCTCAACGGCGGTGACCTGAGCTGGATCGACCCGCGAGCCTTGGTCCCCGAGTTCCAGCAAGTCATGAACGATACGCCGCAAGGCGTGCTGTCCAAGCCGTTCAAGACCCAATATGGCTGGCACGTCCTGGAAGTCCTTGGCCGCCGCGCCACCGACAACACCACCCAGGCCCGTGAGCAGCAAGCGCTGACCGTACTGCGTAACCGCAAATACGACGAAGAGCTGCAAACCTGGTTGCGCCAGATACGTGACGAAGCCTTCGTGGAAATCAAGCTCCCTGGCGCCGACTCGACAGGCACCGACCAGGCAGCCCAGTGA
- a CDS encoding symmetrical bis(5'-nucleosyl)-tetraphosphatase, translated as MATYAVGDLQGCLEPLKCLLERVAFDPAKDRLWLVGDLVNRGPQSLETLRYLYRLRDSLVCVLGNHDLHLLAAGNNIERLKKGDTLREILEAPDRAELLDWLRRQKLVHYDESRNTALVHAGIPPQWTLKKALKCAAEVEAALADDTLFATYLDGMYGNEPVKWDNDLAGVTRLRVITNYFTRMRFCTAEGKLDLKSKEGAETALPGYKPWFAHKERKTRETKIIFGHWAALEGQCDEPGVFALDTGCVWGGAMTLMNIDTGEHLSCQCESPLPLTLPAAAKR; from the coding sequence ATGGCAACCTATGCTGTCGGCGACCTGCAGGGCTGCCTGGAACCACTTAAATGCCTGCTTGAGCGCGTAGCCTTCGACCCGGCCAAAGATCGCCTGTGGTTGGTGGGCGATCTGGTCAACCGCGGCCCGCAATCCCTGGAGACCCTGCGCTACCTGTATCGTTTGCGCGACTCTCTGGTCTGCGTACTGGGCAACCATGACCTGCACCTGCTGGCGGCCGGCAATAACATCGAGCGCCTGAAAAAGGGCGACACCCTGCGGGAAATCCTCGAGGCACCGGATCGCGCCGAATTGCTGGACTGGCTGCGCCGACAAAAACTCGTGCATTACGATGAGAGCCGTAATACCGCCCTGGTGCATGCTGGCATCCCGCCGCAGTGGACTCTGAAAAAAGCCCTGAAATGTGCCGCCGAGGTCGAAGCCGCCCTGGCCGATGACACCCTGTTCGCCACCTATCTGGACGGTATGTACGGCAATGAGCCGGTGAAGTGGGATAACGATCTGGCAGGTGTCACCCGCCTGCGGGTCATCACCAACTACTTCACGCGCATGCGCTTTTGCACTGCCGAAGGCAAGCTTGACCTCAAGAGCAAGGAAGGCGCCGAAACCGCCCTGCCCGGCTACAAACCCTGGTTCGCCCACAAGGAACGCAAGACCCGCGAGACGAAGATCATCTTCGGTCACTGGGCCGCCCTTGAAGGTCAGTGCGACGAACCCGGCGTATTCGCCCTCGACACCGGTTGTGTCTGGGGCGGAGCCATGACCCTGATGAACATCGACACCGGCGAGCACCTGAGCTGCCAGTGTGAATCTCCCCTTCCCCTTACACTGCCGGCTGCCGCCAAGCGCTAG